A genomic stretch from Lathyrus oleraceus cultivar Zhongwan6 chromosome 2, CAAS_Psat_ZW6_1.0, whole genome shotgun sequence includes:
- the LOC127119810 gene encoding protein SENSITIVE TO UV 2 isoform X2, giving the protein MNNCDGILIDDWNDDILNELIEAESAISSKSKTLTTNPSSFSFSNHHLQPQQQQLQLPQVSERSVNFSPPRELSHTPSFLDSSTPKPPIDDMDIEIDQFKQKQREPGSPSKQIANTEKECLKLKKERGTKEVHPKFTSSENEEDNGRTKCLKSIDKDIEIRAPDHPEASSKFHNGRSSNGQTVETTAKAKGVKTAIASHQEAEDPPSDVLSSFQEAKRVETTGKPKGVETKIVSRQEAQDPPSVDLFSYLDLSQKLLTVWRSPSEKLLGSDVISKLFASCQKDIHILFGNMSTSPPEITRKLHTDVSSSKASLHYVNGCFHTPETTKVSHLYHALTKVADGTDVLETLIAPLLDLCNMENVAIVHSSLRILYTLMKFLLESEKNFGRRDNVFIDGICVGKDLLDSDGLDGVKDRKPFNEEMLSRKECWNYQSALKPHVNWSSIFDILHQISMRITEENVRVEAVSIMILLFLRSTAYFEREQFNQNKVFKTISELLKKDAGLHVKKKTLRLLYLVLNCPKLLATFCCGCKEDSSSTVDDNTSVSNFQIFNIILRGLADCVASHGGGLVELKISREAIIVLAFLASSGQSGFETFIAHRLSTRGVNYLMSILQLLVSEMDCESGSHNELPEIFRERTFLMREILILLNRLVSSPLYSATVLRGLTDTRDMASLTVDITTRLSRKGNESEQQEDSMVNQVRRNEIVDLARLFKKRVFT; this is encoded by the exons ATGAACAACTGCGACGGAATTTTAATCGACGATTGGAACGACGACATACTCAACGAGTTAATCGAAGCTGAATCCGCTATCTCTTCGAAATCCAAAACCCTCACCACAAACCCTTCTTCATTTTCATTCTCTAACCATCATCTTcaaccccaacaacaacaacttcaATTACCACAAGTTTCCGAACGCTCTGTTAATTTCTCACCTCCCCGAGAGCTTTCTCACACTCCTTCGTTTTTGGATTCTTCCACTCCTAAACCACCTATCGATGATATGGACATCGAGATTGATCAATTTAAG CAAAAACAGAGGGAGCCTGGAAGTCCTTCAAAGCAGATTGCAAATACG GAAAAGGAGTGCCTCAAGTTAAAGAAAGAAAGAGGCACGAAAGAGGTTCATCCCAAATTCACGTCTTCCGAGAATGAAGAAGATAATGGTCGTACTAAATGTTTGAAAAGCATAGACAA GGATATTGAAATTCGTGCTCCTGACCATCCTGAAGCCTCTTCAAAATTTCATAATGGAAGATCTTCAAACGGTCAAACTG TTGAGACAACTGCTAAAGCTAAAGGGGTAAAAACAGCAATAGCCAGTCATCAAGAAGCTGAAGATCCTCCAAGTGATGTTCTTTCTTCTTTTCAAGAAGCTAAAAGGGTCGAGACAACTGGTAAACCTAAAGGGGTTGAAACAAAAATAGTTAGTCGTCAAGAAGCTCAAGATCCTCCAAGTGTAGATCTTTTTTCTTATCTTGACCTCTCCCAGAAGTTGCTTACAGTATGGAGGTCTCCAAGTGAAAAATTGCTTGGAAGTGATGTTATATCGAAGTTGTTTGCCAGTTGTCAAAAAGATATTCATATTCTTTTTGGTAACATGAGCACGAGTCCGCCTGAAATAACACGAAAATTACATACAGATGTGAGCTCTTCAAAAGCATCTTTGCATTACGTCAATGGTTGTTTCCATACTCCCGAAACAACAAAGGTGTCACATCTCTACCATGCATTGACAAAG GTAGCTGATGGAACAGATGTGTTGGAAACTTTGATAGCACCGTTGCTTGATCTATGTAATATGGAAAAT GTTGCTATTGTCCATAGCTCTCTACGCATACTGTATACTCTTATGAAGTTCCTACTGGAATCGGAAAAGAATTTTGGAAGAAG GGATAATGTCTTCATTGATGGAATTTGCGTTGGGAAGGACCTTTTGGATTCTGACGGGTTGGACGGTGTGAAGGATCGAAAGCCTTTCAATGAAGAGATGTTAAGCAGAAAAGAATGCTGGAACTATCAAAGTGCCTTAAAACCTCATGTGAATTGGTCTAGTATTTTTGACATTTTGCATCAAATTTCTATGAGAATCACAGAAGAAAATGTGAGAGTGGAGGCAGTGTCCATTATGATTTTACTTTTCCTAAGGAGTACTGCTTACTTTGAGAGGGAGCA GTTTAACCAGAACAAAGTTTTTAAAACTATTTCGGAATTGCTTAAGAAGGATGCTGGGCTACATGTAAAAAAGAAAACTCTGCGACTTCTGTACCTAGTATTAAATT GTCCAAAACTGTTGGCCACTTTCTGCTGTGGTTGCAAAGAGGACAGTAGTAGCACTGTGGATGACAACACATCTGTGTCAAATTTCCAAATTTTCAACATCATCCTTCGAGGATTGGCTGATTGTGTTGCTTCCCATGGAGGTGGTTTAGTG GAGTTGAAAATAAGCAGAGAGGCTATTATCGTGCTAGCCTTCCTTGCATCATCGGGCCAATCTGGTTTTGAAACCTTTATTGCTCACAGGCTTTCTACAAGAGGTGTAAACTATCTTATGTCGATTTTGCAATTACTGGTATCCGAGATGGACTGTGAATCTGGATCCCACAATGAACTGCCAGAAATTTTTAGAGAGAG GACATTTCTTATGCGGGAGATACTGATATTACTTAATAGACTAGTATCCAGTCCATTATATTCTGCCACTGTTTTGCGCGGTTTAACAGACACCAGGGATATGGCTAGTTTGACAGTTGACATTACAACCAGATTGTCACGGAAAGGAAATGAAAGTGAGCAGCAGGAGGACAGCATGGTGAATCAAGTAAGACGAAATGAAATTGTTGACCTTGCTCGCCTATTCAAGAAAAGGGTATTCACGTAA
- the LOC127119810 gene encoding protein SENSITIVE TO UV 2 isoform X1 has protein sequence MNNCDGILIDDWNDDILNELIEAESAISSKSKTLTTNPSSFSFSNHHLQPQQQQLQLPQVSERSVNFSPPRELSHTPSFLDSSTPKPPIDDMDIEIDQFKQKQREPGSPSKQIANTEKECLKLKKERGTKEVHPKFTSSENEEDNGRTKCLKSIDNGRDIEIRAPDHPEASSKFHNGRSSNGQTVETTAKAKGVKTAIASHQEAEDPPSDVLSSFQEAKRVETTGKPKGVETKIVSRQEAQDPPSVDLFSYLDLSQKLLTVWRSPSEKLLGSDVISKLFASCQKDIHILFGNMSTSPPEITRKLHTDVSSSKASLHYVNGCFHTPETTKVSHLYHALTKVADGTDVLETLIAPLLDLCNMENVAIVHSSLRILYTLMKFLLESEKNFGRRDNVFIDGICVGKDLLDSDGLDGVKDRKPFNEEMLSRKECWNYQSALKPHVNWSSIFDILHQISMRITEENVRVEAVSIMILLFLRSTAYFEREQFNQNKVFKTISELLKKDAGLHVKKKTLRLLYLVLNCPKLLATFCCGCKEDSSSTVDDNTSVSNFQIFNIILRGLADCVASHGGGLVELKISREAIIVLAFLASSGQSGFETFIAHRLSTRGVNYLMSILQLLVSEMDCESGSHNELPEIFRERTFLMREILILLNRLVSSPLYSATVLRGLTDTRDMASLTVDITTRLSRKGNESEQQEDSMVNQVRRNEIVDLARLFKKRVFT, from the exons ATGAACAACTGCGACGGAATTTTAATCGACGATTGGAACGACGACATACTCAACGAGTTAATCGAAGCTGAATCCGCTATCTCTTCGAAATCCAAAACCCTCACCACAAACCCTTCTTCATTTTCATTCTCTAACCATCATCTTcaaccccaacaacaacaacttcaATTACCACAAGTTTCCGAACGCTCTGTTAATTTCTCACCTCCCCGAGAGCTTTCTCACACTCCTTCGTTTTTGGATTCTTCCACTCCTAAACCACCTATCGATGATATGGACATCGAGATTGATCAATTTAAG CAAAAACAGAGGGAGCCTGGAAGTCCTTCAAAGCAGATTGCAAATACG GAAAAGGAGTGCCTCAAGTTAAAGAAAGAAAGAGGCACGAAAGAGGTTCATCCCAAATTCACGTCTTCCGAGAATGAAGAAGATAATGGTCGTACTAAATGTTTGAAAAGCATAGACAA TGGCAGGGATATTGAAATTCGTGCTCCTGACCATCCTGAAGCCTCTTCAAAATTTCATAATGGAAGATCTTCAAACGGTCAAACTG TTGAGACAACTGCTAAAGCTAAAGGGGTAAAAACAGCAATAGCCAGTCATCAAGAAGCTGAAGATCCTCCAAGTGATGTTCTTTCTTCTTTTCAAGAAGCTAAAAGGGTCGAGACAACTGGTAAACCTAAAGGGGTTGAAACAAAAATAGTTAGTCGTCAAGAAGCTCAAGATCCTCCAAGTGTAGATCTTTTTTCTTATCTTGACCTCTCCCAGAAGTTGCTTACAGTATGGAGGTCTCCAAGTGAAAAATTGCTTGGAAGTGATGTTATATCGAAGTTGTTTGCCAGTTGTCAAAAAGATATTCATATTCTTTTTGGTAACATGAGCACGAGTCCGCCTGAAATAACACGAAAATTACATACAGATGTGAGCTCTTCAAAAGCATCTTTGCATTACGTCAATGGTTGTTTCCATACTCCCGAAACAACAAAGGTGTCACATCTCTACCATGCATTGACAAAG GTAGCTGATGGAACAGATGTGTTGGAAACTTTGATAGCACCGTTGCTTGATCTATGTAATATGGAAAAT GTTGCTATTGTCCATAGCTCTCTACGCATACTGTATACTCTTATGAAGTTCCTACTGGAATCGGAAAAGAATTTTGGAAGAAG GGATAATGTCTTCATTGATGGAATTTGCGTTGGGAAGGACCTTTTGGATTCTGACGGGTTGGACGGTGTGAAGGATCGAAAGCCTTTCAATGAAGAGATGTTAAGCAGAAAAGAATGCTGGAACTATCAAAGTGCCTTAAAACCTCATGTGAATTGGTCTAGTATTTTTGACATTTTGCATCAAATTTCTATGAGAATCACAGAAGAAAATGTGAGAGTGGAGGCAGTGTCCATTATGATTTTACTTTTCCTAAGGAGTACTGCTTACTTTGAGAGGGAGCA GTTTAACCAGAACAAAGTTTTTAAAACTATTTCGGAATTGCTTAAGAAGGATGCTGGGCTACATGTAAAAAAGAAAACTCTGCGACTTCTGTACCTAGTATTAAATT GTCCAAAACTGTTGGCCACTTTCTGCTGTGGTTGCAAAGAGGACAGTAGTAGCACTGTGGATGACAACACATCTGTGTCAAATTTCCAAATTTTCAACATCATCCTTCGAGGATTGGCTGATTGTGTTGCTTCCCATGGAGGTGGTTTAGTG GAGTTGAAAATAAGCAGAGAGGCTATTATCGTGCTAGCCTTCCTTGCATCATCGGGCCAATCTGGTTTTGAAACCTTTATTGCTCACAGGCTTTCTACAAGAGGTGTAAACTATCTTATGTCGATTTTGCAATTACTGGTATCCGAGATGGACTGTGAATCTGGATCCCACAATGAACTGCCAGAAATTTTTAGAGAGAG GACATTTCTTATGCGGGAGATACTGATATTACTTAATAGACTAGTATCCAGTCCATTATATTCTGCCACTGTTTTGCGCGGTTTAACAGACACCAGGGATATGGCTAGTTTGACAGTTGACATTACAACCAGATTGTCACGGAAAGGAAATGAAAGTGAGCAGCAGGAGGACAGCATGGTGAATCAAGTAAGACGAAATGAAATTGTTGACCTTGCTCGCCTATTCAAGAAAAGGGTATTCACGTAA